In Xylanivirga thermophila, a genomic segment contains:
- a CDS encoding ATP-binding protein, giving the protein MSKDWIDAMNKKYFPSHIWHMNVDMSNTQERCNNMEDTSRVLSEMFEPNDKQFGEIKSKYDKLIKVSIPYINKLDTVVTLSNAIIGISTVDGVVLYSKGKNNELEGTEYREGAILSENKLDNTVFSLCLKEDDLAMTIGSQHGLDILGNWSYFASPMHDELGNAIAVLYMIYPVKFSCNSFLHMVDMAAMGIEEQLAILKEQERLVNVNGVLSNLSSEIVNAASLLSHEIRNSLSTIGAYVQLLELEYILQSDQGDKILSEIGRINKLLDGFKNLTMSFQPKFMRHSLKEILKSTFEIMQAKASMNNVDMHLYMDKADVYVEADVDSMKQVFINIIVNAIQAMAGGGRLDISLSVDPRFENAIITFKDTGEGISKKDLSEIFKLFYTTKKEGSGMGLAICNNVIKAHGGNIKVDSKLGKGTTFVIELPYCN; this is encoded by the coding sequence ATGAGTAAGGACTGGATTGATGCTATGAATAAGAAATATTTTCCATCCCATATATGGCATATGAATGTTGACATGTCAAATACGCAAGAAAGGTGTAATAATATGGAAGACACATCTAGGGTTTTGTCTGAGATGTTTGAGCCTAATGATAAACAATTTGGGGAAATAAAAAGCAAATATGATAAACTTATAAAGGTATCTATACCATATATAAATAAGCTAGATACTGTAGTCACTTTATCAAATGCTATCATAGGAATTAGCACTGTAGATGGAGTAGTGTTATATAGCAAAGGCAAGAATAATGAACTTGAAGGTACAGAATATAGAGAAGGTGCTATTTTATCAGAAAACAAGCTTGATAATACTGTTTTTTCTTTATGTTTGAAAGAAGATGATCTTGCCATGACTATAGGCAGTCAACATGGTTTAGATATACTTGGGAACTGGTCTTATTTTGCTTCTCCTATGCATGATGAATTGGGAAATGCAATTGCGGTTTTATATATGATATATCCAGTTAAGTTTTCATGTAATAGTTTTTTGCATATGGTAGATATGGCGGCTATGGGTATAGAAGAGCAGTTAGCAATATTAAAAGAGCAGGAACGACTTGTCAATGTAAATGGAGTATTATCAAATTTAAGCAGTGAAATAGTAAATGCTGCTTCGTTGTTATCCCACGAAATTCGTAACTCCTTATCCACTATAGGTGCATATGTACAACTCTTAGAATTGGAATATATACTTCAAAGTGATCAAGGTGATAAAATATTATCAGAAATAGGTCGTATAAATAAGCTATTGGATGGTTTTAAAAACCTTACTATGTCTTTTCAACCTAAATTCATGCGTCACTCACTAAAGGAAATCTTGAAATCAACATTTGAGATTATGCAGGCAAAGGCAAGTATGAACAATGTAGATATGCATTTGTATATGGATAAGGCAGATGTATATGTAGAGGCAGACGTAGATTCTATGAAGCAGGTGTTTATAAACATAATAGTAAATGCTATTCAAGCCATGGCAGGCGGGGGTAGACTTGATATTTCCCTATCTGTGGATCCAAGATTTGAGAATGCCATAATAACTTTTAAAGATACTGGTGAAGGAATAAGCAAAAAGGATTTATCAGAGATATTTAAGTTGTTTTATACTACAAAGAAGGAAGGCAGTGGCATGGGACTTGCCATATGCAACAATGTAATAAAAGCACATGGGGGAAATATAAAGGTGGATAGCAAATTAGGTAAGGGTACAACGTTTGTCATAGAATTGCCCTATTGTAATTAA
- a CDS encoding M1 family metallopeptidase, whose amino-acid sequence MGDIRNNKILKRITIGFLVILVAALVGSAFNSQGLPHLILKDEQSKVLVQASEDLTEYKIDVYFDAMKKEIRCKQVVDYVNNTSKGLDKVYFHLYPNAFKDKNRSVYPEEEFYAAYPNGFSQGYIKFDDISINHVPAYFRIGGYSEELLIINLPTKLKPNDRIEITMEYEVKIPNSVGRFGYGEYTFNITNWYPIACVYDNKGWNTHPYYDIGDPFYSEVSNYDVIIHAPDKYTIATTGDIISIEEQKDKKLWHIKAMAVRDFAWVASNKFKISSKKVDGITVYSYYFDQAFGKEALDFALDAIGIYNKKFGKYPYKQFSVVAADFFIGGMEYPNLVLIDRTLYNMSSKDWLEIVTVHETAHQWWYGLVGNNQIEEPWLDEALAEYSTVLYYGHKYGADKMDNMYKTMITEGKYDYINQYIPGEKIDETIDRPVYKFPDWIIYDILVYGKGSIMLKEFHDKVGDKGFYNVLQTYYSDNMFKNVTKEDWLKACEKATNKSWNDFFDAWLYAK is encoded by the coding sequence ATGGGAGATATAAGAAACAATAAAATACTAAAGAGAATAACAATAGGATTTTTGGTTATTTTAGTGGCAGCATTGGTGGGAAGTGCATTTAATTCACAAGGGCTGCCACATCTTATACTTAAGGATGAACAGAGCAAGGTTTTAGTTCAAGCCAGTGAGGACTTGACAGAATATAAAATAGACGTGTATTTTGATGCAATGAAAAAGGAAATAAGGTGCAAACAGGTTGTAGACTATGTAAATAATACAAGTAAAGGATTGGATAAGGTATATTTCCACCTATATCCCAATGCATTCAAGGATAAAAATAGATCAGTCTATCCTGAAGAGGAATTCTATGCTGCCTATCCAAATGGTTTTTCACAAGGATATATAAAATTTGATGATATATCAATAAATCATGTGCCTGCTTATTTTCGTATAGGGGGATATAGTGAAGAATTGTTGATTATAAATCTTCCCACGAAACTAAAACCGAATGATAGAATAGAGATAACCATGGAATACGAAGTAAAAATACCAAATAGTGTAGGACGTTTTGGATATGGAGAATATACCTTTAATATTACTAATTGGTATCCAATAGCTTGTGTATATGATAATAAGGGTTGGAATACCCACCCATATTACGATATAGGAGATCCTTTCTATAGTGAAGTATCAAATTATGATGTAATTATTCATGCGCCAGATAAATATACTATTGCTACAACTGGGGATATAATATCTATTGAGGAACAAAAAGATAAAAAGCTATGGCATATAAAAGCTATGGCAGTACGAGATTTTGCATGGGTAGCAAGTAATAAATTTAAAATATCTTCAAAAAAGGTAGATGGGATAACGGTATATTCTTATTATTTTGACCAGGCATTTGGAAAAGAAGCGCTAGATTTTGCTTTGGATGCAATAGGGATATATAATAAGAAATTTGGTAAATATCCATATAAACAGTTTTCTGTAGTAGCTGCTGATTTTTTTATAGGGGGTATGGAATATCCAAATTTAGTGCTTATAGACAGAACACTTTATAATATGTCTTCGAAAGATTGGCTTGAGATTGTAACTGTGCATGAAACAGCTCATCAGTGGTGGTATGGCTTAGTAGGTAATAATCAGATAGAAGAGCCATGGCTTGATGAAGCACTGGCTGAATATTCCACCGTATTATATTATGGGCATAAATATGGTGCCGATAAGATGGATAATATGTATAAAACTATGATAACTGAAGGCAAATATGATTATATAAATCAATACATACCTGGAGAAAAAATAGATGAAACTATAGATAGGCCAGTTTACAAGTTTCCAGATTGGATTATTTATGATATATTAGTATATGGAAAAGGTTCTATAATGTTAAAAGAGTTCCATGACAAGGTAGGAGATAAAGGCTTCTACAATGTATTGCAGACATATTATAGTGACAATATGTTTAAAAATGTAACTAAAGAAGATTGGCTAAAGGCCTGCGAAAAAGCAACAAACAAAAGCTGGAACGACTTTTTTGATGCCTGGCTATATGCTAAATAG
- a CDS encoding FmdB family zinc ribbon protein, with amino-acid sequence MPLLDFKCLKCGEKFDELVNNETRDKITCPKCKSKDIKQIYEGKCYFGTLGGTTGGCSGKDCSSCSGCH; translated from the coding sequence ATGCCATTGCTGGATTTCAAATGTTTAAAATGTGGCGAAAAGTTTGATGAGCTTGTTAATAATGAAACTCGTGATAAAATTACATGTCCCAAGTGTAAAAGTAAAGATATTAAGCAAATATACGAAGGTAAATGTTATTTTGGTACATTAGGAGGGACAACAGGAGGTTGCTCAGGCAAAGATTGTAGCAGCTGTTCTGGATGTCATTAA
- a CDS encoding peptidase MA family metallohydrolase, with protein MKKMSSIYNLIMVLICFVLLFALHYRGMIYTAVYPVFRDIGQYRLSKSVANYDIIEHDNFSISSYGEDENNIDNIQQIIDEYGDKVFGYFNYHTSKRIDVIVFPSKQELYSTLKIDDDKSTIGAYFGGKVNLLSVDVLEKSGEDSSILTNVFVHELTHLVIDNMTRGNYPLWFTEGSALYMEYYLLGYEWGALVEDMRPFSMDKLTYEFDKLDDFLSYKQSFLLVKGIIETYGKDKYIELIRKLGQGVDFSAACRLVLGVQPDELLLLTELIQ; from the coding sequence ATGAAAAAGATGTCAAGTATTTATAATTTAATAATGGTTTTAATATGCTTTGTATTGCTGTTTGCTCTTCATTACAGAGGGATGATTTATACTGCTGTCTATCCTGTATTTAGGGATATTGGCCAGTACAGGCTATCGAAATCAGTAGCTAACTACGATATTATAGAGCATGATAATTTTTCTATTAGTTCCTATGGTGAGGATGAGAATAACATTGATAACATTCAGCAGATAATCGATGAATATGGGGACAAGGTGTTTGGATATTTTAATTATCATACTAGTAAAAGAATAGATGTTATAGTTTTTCCTTCAAAGCAAGAATTATATAGTACACTAAAAATTGATGATGATAAGTCCACCATAGGCGCATATTTTGGAGGCAAGGTAAATCTTTTGTCCGTAGATGTATTGGAAAAATCCGGTGAAGATAGTAGCATACTGACCAATGTTTTTGTACATGAGCTTACCCATTTAGTTATTGATAATATGACTAGGGGTAATTATCCACTCTGGTTTACTGAAGGCAGTGCCCTTTATATGGAGTATTATCTGCTTGGATATGAATGGGGAGCTTTAGTAGAAGATATGCGGCCTTTTTCGATGGACAAATTGACGTATGAGTTTGATAAACTGGATGATTTTTTGTCCTATAAGCAGTCTTTTTTATTGGTTAAAGGTATAATAGAGACATATGGCAAGGATAAATATATCGAATTGATTAGAAAATTAGGGCAGGGAGTAGATTTTTCGGCGGCCTGCAGATTGGTTTTAGGTGTTCAGCCGGATGAACTTCTATTATTAACTGAATTAATACAATAG
- a CDS encoding UDP-N-acetylglucosamine 1-carboxyvinyltransferase, with protein MEKLLIRGGKRLSGNVKVSGAKNAAVAVIPAVLLTDEICIIDNLPYIDDVIVLKNILSELGAKVSLSPNGRMVIDPSSVKRYIANSEEVKKMRASYYLLGALLGRGGYAEVAFPGGCEIGARPIDQHIKGFESLGVHVDIESGSIRARADKLIGNDVYLDVISVGATINIMLASVRAEGTTTIVNAAKEPHVVDVANFLNAMGANIKGAGTDTIKIKGVERLSGCHYTIIPDQIEAGTFMIAAAATNGDVLIKDVIPKHLEAISAKLVEMGVDIMEGDDNIRVRGCNRLKSVNIKTLPYPGFPTDLQQPMSVLLSIAEGNSVITENVWESRYKHIEEICKMGANVKIEDRVAIIKGVPSLKGAPVAASDLRAGAALIVAGLIADGVTEISNVQYIDRGYECIEGKLISLGADIKRIDDMGRIIPTKKSAAVI; from the coding sequence TTGGAAAAATTGCTGATTCGAGGTGGAAAAAGATTATCAGGTAATGTAAAAGTTAGTGGGGCTAAAAATGCAGCAGTTGCCGTAATACCAGCTGTATTGCTTACCGATGAAATTTGTATAATAGATAATTTACCATATATAGATGATGTTATTGTGCTTAAAAATATTTTGTCAGAATTAGGGGCCAAGGTTTCTCTAAGTCCCAATGGACGCATGGTGATAGATCCATCGAGTGTAAAGAGATATATCGCCAACAGTGAAGAAGTAAAAAAAATGCGTGCATCGTATTATCTTTTAGGTGCTCTTTTAGGACGGGGAGGTTATGCAGAGGTAGCTTTTCCTGGTGGATGTGAGATAGGCGCTCGTCCTATTGATCAGCATATAAAGGGGTTTGAGTCATTGGGAGTCCATGTGGACATAGAGAGCGGGAGTATAAGGGCAAGGGCTGACAAGCTTATAGGAAACGATGTGTATCTTGATGTAATTAGCGTAGGTGCTACAATAAATATAATGTTGGCATCGGTACGGGCTGAAGGTACAACGACCATAGTAAATGCTGCAAAGGAGCCGCATGTAGTCGATGTTGCAAACTTTTTAAATGCCATGGGAGCTAATATAAAAGGTGCGGGAACGGATACTATAAAGATAAAGGGTGTTGAACGGTTATCAGGTTGCCATTATACGATAATTCCCGATCAGATAGAGGCAGGTACATTTATGATTGCTGCAGCTGCTACAAATGGCGATGTTTTAATAAAGGATGTTATTCCCAAGCATTTAGAGGCAATATCAGCAAAACTTGTAGAGATGGGTGTAGATATTATGGAAGGGGATGACAATATTAGGGTAAGGGGTTGTAATCGTCTTAAAAGTGTAAATATAAAAACCCTGCCATATCCCGGGTTTCCTACCGATCTTCAGCAGCCAATGTCTGTTTTGCTTAGTATAGCAGAAGGGAACAGTGTAATAACTGAAAATGTATGGGAATCTCGATATAAACATATAGAGGAAATTTGTAAGATGGGTGCTAATGTTAAGATAGAGGATCGTGTAGCCATAATAAAAGGTGTACCTTCATTAAAGGGTGCACCAGTTGCTGCAAGTGACTTGAGAGCTGGTGCTGCCCTTATAGTAGCGGGTTTGATTGCTGATGGAGTAACGGAGATAAGCAATGTACAGTATATTGACAGAGGATATGAGTGCATTGAAGGTAAGCTCATAAGTCTAGGTGCAGATATAAAGCGTATAGATGATATGGGTAGAATAATACCTACTAAAAAGTCTGCAGCTGTTATTTGA
- a CDS encoding Fe-S-containing hydro-lyase produces MIQHIHAPAIEKEIINLKAGDIVQLSGTIITGRDAAHERLVNMVNRGENLPILLKNEIIYYTGPCPAKPGQVIGPCGPTTSSRMDTYAPRLLDLGLKGMIGKGERSEGVIESIIKNKAVYFAATGGAGALITTCIKKAQVIAFADLGPEAIYRLEVEKFPLIVAIDAQGNSLYNFKNTIK; encoded by the coding sequence ATGATACAACATATACATGCCCCCGCCATAGAAAAGGAGATAATAAACTTAAAGGCGGGAGATATAGTACAGCTTTCAGGTACCATAATAACAGGCCGTGATGCAGCGCATGAACGACTGGTAAATATGGTAAATCGAGGAGAAAACCTTCCCATCCTACTAAAAAATGAAATAATATACTATACAGGCCCATGCCCTGCAAAGCCTGGTCAGGTAATAGGACCATGCGGTCCTACTACCAGCAGCCGTATGGATACATATGCACCCCGCCTTTTAGATTTAGGACTTAAAGGCATGATAGGCAAGGGAGAGCGATCAGAAGGGGTAATAGAATCTATAATAAAGAATAAAGCCGTATACTTTGCTGCCACCGGAGGGGCCGGAGCCTTGATAACTACATGCATTAAAAAAGCCCAGGTCATAGCATTTGCTGACCTGGGTCCAGAAGCCATATATAGATTGGAAGTTGAAAAATTCCCTTTAATTGTAGCCATAGATGCTCAAGGCAATAGCTTATATAATTTCAAAAACACCATCAAATAA
- a CDS encoding fumarate hydratase, with protein MREIHTDTITQVVRNLCIEACCELGDDVAELMKQALKKETYPLARNILEQLIKNIELAKKQHIPICQDTGMAVVFLDIGQDIHITGGNIYDAINKGVRQGYTEGYLRKSVVESPICRVNTKDNTPAIIHTSIVPGNRITINVAPKGFGSENKSRLKMLNPSDGVQGIKDFVLETVTLAGGGPCPPGIIGIGIGGTMENAAYMAKKALLRPAGRHNSDENIAKLEKELLSAINSTGIGPQGLGGNTTALAVHIDTFATHIAGLPVAVNMQCHAARHKQSIL; from the coding sequence ATACGTGAAATACATACGGATACTATAACACAAGTAGTAAGGAACTTATGTATTGAAGCCTGTTGTGAGCTGGGTGATGATGTGGCAGAATTGATGAAACAAGCTTTAAAAAAAGAAACATATCCCCTTGCTAGAAACATACTAGAACAACTAATTAAGAATATAGAACTTGCAAAAAAGCAGCATATCCCCATATGTCAAGACACGGGCATGGCAGTTGTATTTTTAGACATAGGACAAGATATTCATATAACAGGTGGGAATATATATGATGCTATCAATAAGGGCGTAAGACAAGGATATACAGAAGGATATTTGAGAAAATCGGTAGTCGAATCACCCATTTGCAGAGTAAACACAAAAGATAACACACCTGCAATAATACATACTAGTATAGTACCTGGAAATAGAATTACTATAAACGTAGCCCCAAAGGGATTTGGAAGTGAAAATAAAAGTCGGCTTAAAATGCTCAATCCTTCAGATGGTGTACAAGGGATAAAAGACTTTGTATTAGAGACCGTTACATTGGCTGGTGGTGGTCCCTGTCCACCAGGTATAATAGGTATAGGCATTGGAGGTACGATGGAAAATGCTGCCTATATGGCAAAAAAAGCCCTTCTCCGTCCAGCCGGCAGACATAATTCAGATGAAAATATAGCTAAACTAGAAAAAGAACTGTTATCAGCCATAAACAGTACCGGTATCGGGCCACAAGGCCTAGGCGGCAATACCACCGCATTGGCAGTGCATATAGATACATTTGCCACCCACATAGCCGGGCTACCAGTAGCAGTAAATATGCAATGCCATGCAGCCAGACATAAACAGTCTATATTGTAA
- a CDS encoding bactofilin family protein, producing the protein MLIKGNKEGSQKFDTLIGPNCHLEGRLSCNGIVRIDGNVQGNIETNGDIIIGEKAYINGNLSGSNIHISGKVEGDIICTGLLKMTSTSSLYGNIKVKNFVADEGSIFEGKCSVQGDTSAVTSNEAVEQDQ; encoded by the coding sequence ATGTTAATAAAAGGCAATAAAGAGGGCTCCCAAAAATTTGATACACTGATAGGCCCTAATTGTCATCTAGAAGGGAGATTATCCTGTAACGGTATAGTACGTATAGATGGAAACGTGCAAGGTAACATAGAAACTAATGGGGATATTATAATCGGAGAAAAAGCATACATAAATGGCAATCTATCGGGTTCAAACATACATATATCTGGTAAGGTAGAAGGGGATATAATATGCACAGGGCTCCTAAAGATGACATCCACTAGCTCCCTATATGGTAATATAAAGGTAAAAAACTTTGTAGCCGATGAAGGCAGTATTTTTGAAGGAAAATGCTCAGTTCAAGGTGATACATCGGCTGTTACAAGCAACGAAGCTGTAGAGCAGGATCAATAA
- a CDS encoding M23 family metallopeptidase produces the protein MEKAKVKKKNHYVSIVIIPHDSSKTKSFDISHFYLKACACILAVIMCLTIISIRNTDLSKENNALILHVDQLDQLNKHKDIMLSEDDKYINSLKSNQIAMYGQVRQITEEYNKIAGIFLKTSSRGTSKDQNYPNAEIAQNMQNIKSLIDHFDETNDLNKDPDLEQTAHNLNVYLEHIPTFVPVKGRITSRFGIRNDPFNSTKKFHAGLDVAAPRGTPIKSAASGTVIMADRNSGYGNMIMIDHGNGLSTVYGHASKLLVKEGDKIKKGDIIAEVGSTGRSTGPHLHFEVRLNGEPIDPVNYINESKFKDEEEK, from the coding sequence ATGGAAAAAGCAAAAGTTAAGAAAAAAAATCATTACGTATCCATAGTAATAATACCCCATGACTCGTCTAAAACAAAAAGCTTTGATATATCCCACTTTTATCTAAAGGCCTGTGCATGTATTTTAGCCGTAATTATGTGTCTTACAATAATCTCTATACGTAATACAGATTTAAGCAAAGAAAATAATGCATTAATACTCCATGTAGACCAATTAGATCAGTTAAATAAGCATAAGGATATAATGTTATCCGAAGATGACAAATACATAAATTCACTTAAAAGTAATCAAATAGCAATGTATGGTCAGGTAAGGCAAATAACTGAAGAATACAATAAAATAGCCGGTATATTTCTAAAAACCTCCTCTAGAGGAACTTCCAAAGATCAAAACTACCCAAATGCAGAGATAGCCCAAAATATGCAAAACATCAAATCTTTAATAGATCATTTTGATGAAACTAACGATTTAAATAAAGATCCTGATTTAGAACAAACAGCACATAACTTAAACGTCTATCTAGAACACATACCCACATTTGTCCCTGTTAAAGGTCGTATCACTTCAAGGTTTGGCATTAGAAATGACCCCTTTAATTCAACAAAAAAATTTCATGCTGGTCTTGATGTAGCAGCTCCCCGGGGCACCCCCATAAAATCAGCAGCAAGTGGCACCGTCATAATGGCAGACAGAAACAGTGGATATGGCAACATGATCATGATAGATCATGGAAATGGATTATCTACGGTATATGGTCATGCTTCAAAACTGCTTGTAAAGGAAGGTGATAAGATAAAGAAAGGGGATATAATTGCAGAGGTAGGTAGTACCGGCCGAAGCACCGGCCCACATCTACATTTTGAAGTAAGGCTAAATGGTGAACCCATAGATCCTGTAAATTATATAAATGAGTCAAAATTTAAAGATGAGGAGGAGAAATGA
- a CDS encoding MBL fold metallo-hydrolase: MRFSICSLFSGSSGNCTYVGSEDTHILVDCGCTGKKVMQSLDQIGMDSKAIDAILITHEHTDHIQGAGVLSRKLNVPIYANEDTWNAMRDKVGKIDEKNIRIFSNDMDFYIKDINIEPYQIPHDAANPVGFCLYCGNKKISITTDLGYTNNKIINKIMDSDLVVLESNHDIDMLKAGPYPFVLKRRILGKKGHLSNTDAGKAITELINGKVTHVLLGHLSRQNNLPELAYQTVVEILTSNGIKPGSDLVIDMTYRDQVGNFYHLGA; this comes from the coding sequence ATGAGATTTAGCATTTGCTCCTTATTTAGTGGGAGCAGTGGCAATTGTACATATGTGGGAAGCGAAGATACGCATATTCTAGTAGATTGTGGCTGCACAGGTAAGAAGGTGATGCAGTCTTTAGATCAGATAGGCATGGATTCAAAGGCAATAGATGCTATATTGATAACCCACGAGCATACGGATCATATACAAGGGGCCGGGGTATTATCTAGAAAGTTAAACGTGCCCATCTATGCAAATGAGGATACTTGGAATGCTATGCGTGATAAGGTAGGGAAAATAGATGAAAAAAATATTCGAATATTTTCCAATGATATGGATTTTTATATAAAGGATATAAATATAGAGCCATACCAGATTCCCCATGATGCAGCTAATCCAGTGGGTTTTTGTTTATATTGTGGAAACAAAAAAATAAGTATTACTACTGATTTAGGGTATACTAACAATAAAATTATAAACAAGATTATGGATTCTGATTTGGTGGTATTAGAGTCAAACCATGATATTGACATGCTAAAGGCCGGTCCATACCCGTTTGTTCTAAAAAGGCGTATTTTAGGAAAAAAGGGGCATCTTTCAAATACTGATGCAGGCAAAGCCATTACAGAGCTGATAAATGGGAAAGTAACCCATGTACTTTTAGGTCATCTTAGTAGGCAAAACAACCTGCCAGAATTGGCATATCAAACGGTTGTTGAGATATTGACCTCAAATGGCATAAAACCAGGCTCAGATCTGGTTATAGATATGACATACAGGGATCAGGTGGGAAACTTCTATCATTTAGGCGCATAA
- a CDS encoding S1C family serine protease has product MRRRCSYTRFGAGILSLFMTCALLSACGTYRRPSEPNETKNQIKYDYNKNYYVDRTKQVRDDANNNTSIAQVVGDVVPSVVGISTIETKQDSMFDANKVVQGVGSGVIVHSDGYILTNDHVAGGNPTSLTVILKNGDELEGKTMWSDPTLDLAVVKVNAKNLPVARIGDSEELIVGETAIAIGTPLGLQFQHTVTSGIISALGRTIQVPTERGENFMEDLIQTDASINPGNSGGPLINSKGEVVGINTVKVTSAEGIGFAIPIDVAKPIISHFIEEGEFITPYIGVVGFDREIASYYKQDKNINDGVYVVNIDPRGPAYKAGVRIDDIITHIGGKKIDNMLQLRKTIYAYKVGSKVKVRIIRNGQQRDVVISLDYKPV; this is encoded by the coding sequence ATGCGTAGGAGATGTAGTTATACTCGTTTTGGGGCAGGAATTTTGAGCCTCTTTATGACATGTGCTCTATTATCGGCATGTGGTACATATAGGCGCCCTTCCGAACCAAATGAAACTAAAAATCAAATAAAATATGATTACAATAAAAATTATTATGTTGATAGAACTAAACAGGTAAGAGATGATGCAAATAACAATACATCCATAGCTCAGGTAGTTGGTGATGTAGTGCCTTCAGTGGTGGGTATATCCACCATAGAGACTAAACAGGATTCTATGTTTGATGCAAATAAAGTCGTTCAGGGTGTAGGTTCTGGTGTTATAGTACATTCAGATGGTTATATATTAACAAATGACCATGTGGCGGGAGGAAATCCTACCAGTTTAACTGTTATACTGAAAAATGGTGATGAATTAGAGGGTAAAACTATGTGGTCCGATCCTACACTTGATTTGGCTGTTGTCAAGGTTAATGCTAAAAATTTGCCTGTAGCAAGAATTGGTGACAGTGAAGAGCTGATAGTAGGAGAGACAGCTATAGCAATAGGTACACCATTGGGGCTTCAGTTTCAACATACAGTTACTTCAGGAATTATAAGTGCACTGGGAAGAACTATCCAGGTACCCACAGAGCGGGGAGAAAACTTTATGGAGGATCTTATACAGACAGATGCATCTATAAATCCAGGGAACAGCGGAGGGCCCCTTATAAATTCAAAGGGTGAAGTGGTGGGTATAAATACTGTAAAGGTTACAAGTGCAGAAGGCATTGGCTTTGCAATACCCATAGATGTGGCGAAACCTATAATAAGTCATTTTATAGAAGAAGGGGAATTTATAACTCCATATATAGGTGTAGTTGGCTTTGATAGAGAGATAGCAAGCTATTATAAACAGGACAAAAATATAAATGATGGTGTATATGTAGTAAACATAGATCCTAGAGGGCCGGCCTATAAGGCGGGAGTGAGGATAGATGATATAATAACCCATATAGGTGGTAAAAAGATAGATAATATGTTACAGCTTAGAAAGACAATATATGCCTATAAGGTAGGCAGCAAAGTAAAGGTTCGAATAATCCGAAATGGACAGCAAAGGGATGTTGTCATAAGTTTGGATTACAAACCAGTGTAG